A genomic segment from Panthera tigris isolate Pti1 chromosome A1, P.tigris_Pti1_mat1.1, whole genome shotgun sequence encodes:
- the STC2 gene encoding stanniocalcin-2, which produces MCAERLGQFVTLALVLATFDPARGTDATNPPEGPQDRGSQQKGRLSLQNTAEIQHCLVNAGDVGCGVFECFENNSCEIRGLHGICMTFLHNAGKFDAQGKSFIKEALKCKAHALRHRFGCISRKCPAIKEMVFQLQRECYLKHDLCSAAQENTRVMVEMIHFKDLLLHEPYVDLVNLLLTCGEEVKEAITHSVQAQCEQNWGSLCSILSFCTSAIQRPPTVPPERQLQVDRAKLSRAHHGDTGHHLSEASSRETGRGVKGERGSKSHPNAHARGRAAGHGGQGTSGSSEWEEEQSEYSDIRR; this is translated from the exons ATGTGTGCCGAGCGGCTGGGCCAGTTCGTGACCCTGGCTTTGGTATTGGCCACCTTCGACCCGGCGCGGGGGACCGACGCCACCAACCCGCCGGAGGGTCCCCAAGACAGGGGCTCCCAGCAGAAAGGCCGCCTGTCCCTGCAGAACACAG CGGAAATCCAGCACTGTTTGGTCAACGCTGGCGATGTGGGGTGTGGTGTGTTTGAATGTTTCGAGAACAACTCTTGTGAGATTCGAGGCTTACATGGGATTTGCATGACTTTTCTGCACAACGCTGGAAAATTTGATGCCCAG GGCAAGTCATTTATCAAAGAGGCCTTGAAGTGCAAGGCCCATGCTCTGCGGCACAGATTCGGCTGCATAAGCCGGAAGTGCCCAGCCATTAAGGAAATGGTGTTCCAGTTACAACGGGAGTGCTACCTCAAACACGATCTGTGCTCTGCCGCCCAGGAGAACACCCGAGTCATGGTGGAGATGATTCACTTCAAGGACTTGCTGCTGCACGA ACCCTACGTGGACCTGGTGAACCTACTGCTGACCTGtggggaggaggtgaaggaggccATCACCCACAGCGTTCAGGCTCAGTGTGAGCAGAACTGGGGAAGCCTGTGCTCCATCTTGAGTTTCTGCACCTCGGCCATCCAGAGGCCTCCCACGGTGCCCCCTGAGCGCCAGCTCCAGGTGGACAGAGCCAAGCTCTCTAGGGCTCACCACGGAGACACAGGTCACCACCTCTCGGAAGCCAGTAGTCGGGAGACGGGCCGAGGTGTCAAGGGTGAGCGAGGTAGCAAAAGCCACCCAAACGCTCATGCCCGGGGCAGAGCAGCCGGCCACGGGGGCCAGGGAACTTCTGGAAGCAGCGAGTGGGAGGAGGAACAGTCTGAATACTCCGATATCCGGAGGTGA